Proteins encoded together in one Candidatus Methylomirabilota bacterium window:
- a CDS encoding MerR family transcriptional regulator produces the protein MIQGAGSSWRMTMEKIALRAGEVAARAGVHRETLRYYERRGLIPPPPRRTSGYRAYPAETVERVRLVKWAQGLGFTLREIVELSRIPRDHVRGRTRHVRSRAAAKIDEIDQKIRRLVTVKRELLAIAGCRCHGNCPIVSKAISPERSER, from the coding sequence ATGATACAGGGTGCAGGATCCTCTTGGAGGATGACGATGGAGAAAATAGCGCTGCGGGCAGGTGAAGTCGCGGCCCGGGCTGGCGTGCACCGGGAGACATTGCGGTACTACGAACGCCGCGGGCTCATCCCGCCTCCGCCGCGGCGGACCTCGGGTTACCGAGCGTATCCCGCTGAGACAGTGGAGCGCGTGCGGCTCGTCAAATGGGCACAGGGCCTAGGGTTCACGCTCCGCGAGATCGTTGAGCTGTCGCGGATACCGCGGGATCACGTCCGCGGGCGAACGCGGCACGTCAGGTCTCGCGCGGCCGCGAAGATCGACGAGATAGACCAAAAGATCCGCCGCCTCGTCACCGTGAAGCGCGAGCTGCTCGCGATCGCGGGATGCCGCTGCCACGGCAATTGCCCAATTGTGTCAAAGGCAATCTCACCCGAAAGGAGTGAGCGATGA
- a CDS encoding enoyl-CoA hydratase/isomerase family protein, with product MYSNIVFERKADIAVITLNRPRVLNALSRALKGELAEALGRVAADPGIRAVVLIGAGKAFSAGQDLNEAKDLDGAGAEEWVREYERLYEKFRALHVPIIAAVSGWAMGAGCQLALLADIRISSTTAKYGMPEIQDGIPAIFGLGLLWHLIGMSRSLYLVLSGDTLNAHQALQAGLTCKVVPPARLRREALALAGKLAGYAPLALKLDKEWARRLTEEHFRATARFCVEAQHDAFAAGDAKRHMEEFLAKRRKKS from the coding sequence ATGTACTCGAACATCGTCTTCGAGCGGAAGGCGGACATTGCCGTGATCACCCTCAACCGCCCCCGCGTGCTGAACGCGCTGAGCCGGGCTCTCAAGGGCGAGCTCGCGGAGGCGCTTGGGCGCGTGGCCGCGGATCCCGGTATCCGCGCCGTCGTCCTGATCGGCGCGGGGAAGGCCTTCAGCGCGGGGCAGGACCTGAACGAGGCCAAGGACCTGGACGGGGCGGGCGCCGAGGAGTGGGTGCGGGAGTACGAACGCCTCTACGAGAAGTTCCGCGCGCTGCACGTGCCCATCATCGCGGCGGTGAGCGGCTGGGCCATGGGCGCGGGCTGTCAGCTGGCGCTCCTCGCCGACATTCGCATCTCATCGACCACTGCGAAGTACGGCATGCCGGAGATCCAGGACGGGATCCCGGCAATCTTCGGGCTCGGCCTCCTCTGGCACCTCATCGGCATGAGCCGGAGCCTCTACCTCGTGCTGAGCGGCGACACGCTGAACGCTCACCAGGCGCTCCAGGCCGGGCTCACCTGCAAGGTGGTCCCGCCGGCCCGGCTCCGCCGCGAAGCCCTGGCCCTGGCCGGCAAGCTCGCCGGCTACGCCCCCCTCGCCCTCAAGCTCGACAAGGAGTGGGCGCGGCGACTGACCGAGGAGCACTTCCGGGCCACGGCGCGCTTCTGCGTCGAGGCGCAGCACGACGCCTTCGCCGCGGGCGATGCCAAGCGCCACATGGAAGAGTTTCTCGCCAAGCGACGGAAGAAGAGCTAA